From the Streptomyces sp. NBC_01216 genome, the window GGGATGCCCTGCCGAACGACGTGGTGGCACCCAGTGCGCGGGAGGAACTGAGCGCACGTCTGGCCGTGCGGAACGGCAACAGCCGGGTCCCGCTGTGATGCGCGCCGTCGGCCGGTATGCCGGGGTCCTGTTCATCATCTGCATCAGCGGTTCGTGCGGTCTGGTGATCGGCATGGCCCTCGGGACCGGCCAGTAGACCGGCCGCCCCGGACGGGTGCCGACCGCCCGGCTCCCCGTCCCCGTCCGGGGCCGGCCACCAAGCCCGCATCCCGATCGTCTCTGAGCCGAGCTCGGCGATCAGGACGGGTCGTACGTGCCACGCACCACCTCACATCAGGAGACTGCACATGACGGCAACAGCGAACGATCAGAAGACCGGTCGCGCGGTGGCTGGTGAAGAGCTGTTCGAGAGCCTGGCCCGCTTCGTGGTCATCCACAACGGGCAGTCCCCCGAGCATGCCGAGCGGATCGCGGACCAGGCGGTGGCGTTCCTGGTCACGGCGGCCACCGCCACCGTCCCCATGGTCCCGTCCGACGACGTCGACCTCGGCCTACACGCGCTCATCCTGCACACGAAGGAATACGCCGTGCTGTGCGAGCAGTACGCCGGCCGCTTCCT encodes:
- a CDS encoding glycine-rich domain-containing protein, translated to MTATANDQKTGRAVAGEELFESLARFVVIHNGQSPEHAERIADQAVAFLVTAATATVPMVPSDDVDLGLHALILHTKEYAVLCEQYAGRFLHHNPMPGGGTRDRAKVAASARAMKAAGFVVFDGLWTVDGTNLAQCDSDCGRPYGQA